The window GCGACATTGTTAATATGCATAGCCGCCCCTCTGCTGATTGTGCTTTTCTATATTGCTGCAATAATCGCGGCACTGTTCCTATGTCTGTTCAAGAAAATCTAGCTGGCCTCTGCTTTACAGTCTCAACCGCTTCGCGATACGAACCCAGCAGCTCTTTTATTTCCATTACCTTGGAACAGGAAAAGTAAAGTAAGTGCGCTACTTCTGCGCAGATTCGTCGCGGTTTTCCCTGGCTGCGTTTCTTAACACGCGCGACAGCAGTATCTCTCTCTTAAGCTTTCTGAAAGAGAGATAAAACATTGTGACTGTGGTACAGACTGCGATCGTATCGGCGATAGGCTCCGCGAGAAGAACGGCGAAGACCTTATCTTCAAAGATGTTGGGCAGGATGTAGATCAGCGGTATCAGCAGAAAAACTTTCCGCAGCAGGGCGAGGAATAAAGACGTCCGACTGTTGCCCAGGGCGATAAATGTCTGCTGACAGGCTATCTGCGCTCCGAAGATAAGCGAGGCTGCCATGTAGACCCTTATGGAACGAACACAGTATTCCGTGAGGGCGGCGTCTTTGGTAAAGATGGTGATGAAGAGCATTGGCGTGAACATACAGAACGCCCAGATCAGGGCGGAGTAAACGAGACAGGCGCGGAGGAGCGTCCGGAAGGCGGCGCTGACCCGCTCAATGTTGCCTGCGCCGTAGTTAAAGCTGACTATGGGCTGCGCGCCCTGCGTCATGCCCTGCAGCGGGAACATCGAAAACTGCATCACGCTGCCCTGGATGGTCATAGCGCCTACGGCCAGATCTCCCCCGTATTTCAGTAAAGAGGTGTTGAAGCATATATTGAGGATGCTCTCGGTGGACTGCATGACGAAGGGGGCCGCGCCAAGCGCGAGCGCAGGTGCTAATATATCCCATCTGGGTTTCATATAGCGTCTTTTTATATTAAGGTAACTTCTGTCCGAGGTGAGGAAGAGCACCACCCAGGCAGCCGATATGCCCTGCGAGATGATCGTGGCCAGCGCCGCGCCCTGCACTCCCATATGGAGGCCGAACATAAGCAGCGGGTCGAGTATGATATTACATACCGCTCCGATCAGTACGGAAAGCATGCCGGTCCTCGCGTAGCCCTGCGTGTTGATGAAGGCGTTCAGTCCCAGAGAGAGCTGCACGAAGACTGTCCCCAGCGAATATATGCGCATGTAGCTCCAGCCATATTCTATCGTGGCTCTGCTTGCGCCGAACATAAGGAGTATCCGTTTACCGTAAAGCAGAAATATGACTGTCAGCAGGAAGGCCGCGATGAGCAGTGCCGTCGTACAGTTGCCGAGGATACGCTCAGCCGTGTCCTTGTCGCCTCGACCAAGCATGATTGAGGCCCGCGGCGCGCCGCCCATGCTGACCAGCGCGGCAAAGGCGGAGATCGCGGTGATAGCGGGGAAGGTGACCCCTACGCCGGTGAGCGCGTTCGCGCCAATGTCTGGCAGATGGCCGATGTACATGCGGTCCACCATGTTGTAAAGCACATTGATGATCTGGGCGGTGATCGCAGGCAGCGCGAGACGGAAGAGCAGATATCCGACGCTGCCTGTTCCCAGGTCAACTTTTTTTGCCGCCTCTTTCTCCATCTCGAATGACGCCGTTCCCTTCCACTGAGCCCTGCGAAAAACAAAAAAGGGCTTTCGAGAATAACCCGAAACCCCTTGTTACTGCTTAAAAATGGCGCGCCGGACAAGATTTGAACTCGTAACCTTCGGATCCGTAGTCCGATGCTCTATCCAGTTGAGCTACCGGCGCGTTTGGCGTTTTTATGGCGGTGAGGCAGGGATTTGAACCCTGGAGGGAGATTTATGTCCCCCTACCCGCTTAGCAGGCGAGCGCCTTCAGCCTAGCTCGGCCACCTCACCAACGAGAGATATTCTATTACGCATCCCCCCTTTTGTCAACGCCTTCGGTCTCTCTTTTATGTTAAAAAGTTATTTACAGTCTATTTTAATAATTGAACAATAGCCGTGCTGCGAAAGGAGCTATAGCTTTTCGCCCTCCGTCTTCGCGATGACGGTCGAGACGCACATGTCGCCGGTGACGTTGACGCAGGTCCTCGCCATGTCGAGCACCGCGTCGATGCCGGCGACGAGGGCCATACCCTCGATCGGCAGCCCGGCGGAGACAAGGACCATCGACAGCATTATCAGTCCGGCTCCCGGCACGCCCGCGGTACCGATGGAGGCGAGCGTCGCGGTCATGAGTATTCCAAGCTGCGCGCCGAAGCTGAGGTCGATGCCGAAGGCCTGGGCGACAAAGAGCGCGCAGATGCCCTCGTAGATGGCGGTGCCGTCCATGTTGATCGTCGCGCCGAGCGGCAGGACGAAGGCGGATACGTCTTCGCTGACTCCTAGGTTGTTCTGCACGTTGTTCATCGAGATAGGAAGCACGCCGGCGCTCGTTCTGGTGACGAATGCCGCGAGCATCGCCTCACGTACGCCTCTGAGGAACCAGAGTGGGCTCTTGTGGACGATGCCGGTAATTAGTCCGGAGTAGACGATGACCACCTGCAGGAAGCAGCCGAGGTATACGGCGAAGATTACCTTCGCGAATGGGGCGAGAACAGCGGGGCCATATTTAGCCGCGGTAACGGCGATGAGCGCGAAGATACCGTAAGGGGCGGTCTTCATGACGATCGCCGTGACTTTGAACATCACCTCGGCGAGAGACGAGTTGAACTCCAGGAAGGCCCGTCCCTTTTCACCGATGAGTGTTGCCGCGACGCCGAGGAAGAGCGCGAATACGATGACCTGGAGCATTACTCCCTCAACCAGCGCCTTCAGCGGGTTGGCGGGGAAGATGTTGAGGATGACGTTGAAAACAGTCTCCGGCTCTTTGGCCGCCGCCTTGGCCCCCTCGATCGCCATGCCGACACCGGGCTGAATAATGTTGCCAAGGACGAGTCCGATAGCTATCGCTACGACTGTTGTGCCTAGATAAAAGGCCACGGTCTTGACGCCGA is drawn from Cloacibacillus porcorum and contains these coding sequences:
- a CDS encoding MATE family efflux transporter, with protein sequence MEKEAAKKVDLGTGSVGYLLFRLALPAITAQIINVLYNMVDRMYIGHLPDIGANALTGVGVTFPAITAISAFAALVSMGGAPRASIMLGRGDKDTAERILGNCTTALLIAAFLLTVIFLLYGKRILLMFGASRATIEYGWSYMRIYSLGTVFVQLSLGLNAFINTQGYARTGMLSVLIGAVCNIILDPLLMFGLHMGVQGAALATIISQGISAAWVVLFLTSDRSYLNIKRRYMKPRWDILAPALALGAAPFVMQSTESILNICFNTSLLKYGGDLAVGAMTIQGSVMQFSMFPLQGMTQGAQPIVSFNYGAGNIERVSAAFRTLLRACLVYSALIWAFCMFTPMLFITIFTKDAALTEYCVRSIRVYMAASLIFGAQIACQQTFIALGNSRTSLFLALLRKVFLLIPLIYILPNIFEDKVFAVLLAEPIADTIAVCTTVTMFYLSFRKLKREILLSRVLRNAARENRDESAQK
- a CDS encoding dicarboxylate/amino acid:cation symporter, whose product is MQEKKKLSLIAKIGVGFIIGLILGFIIGPMAPNSPFIADIVIPLLQLVGNIFLALLKMLIVPLVFSSLIMGASSIGDPKVLGRIGVKTVAFYLGTTVVAIAIGLVLGNIIQPGVGMAIEGAKAAAKEPETVFNVILNIFPANPLKALVEGVMLQVIVFALFLGVAATLIGEKGRAFLEFNSSLAEVMFKVTAIVMKTAPYGIFALIAVTAAKYGPAVLAPFAKVIFAVYLGCFLQVVIVYSGLITGIVHKSPLWFLRGVREAMLAAFVTRTSAGVLPISMNNVQNNLGVSEDVSAFVLPLGATINMDGTAIYEGICALFVAQAFGIDLSFGAQLGILMTATLASIGTAGVPGAGLIMLSMVLVSAGLPIEGMALVAGIDAVLDMARTCVNVTGDMCVSTVIAKTEGEKL